GCGGCGGCGCTCGATGATTTCCGGCGTGACCGTCTCTGAGATGGCTTGGCCGGAAAACTGGCTGTCGTGTGCCCGGACCGCAGCTTCCCAGACGTCCTGAACCCCTTCCACATCGACAAGCAGATCCGGGTGAATGTCGGCGTTGCCCTGATACAGCAGCACGCGCATGATCCGGTGGGGCTCGCCGCCCAAGTCGGCCTTGCGGAGCTGCGCCAGATGAATGGCCCGCTTGGCAAGGTGGTACGTGCCGAAATGGTCGGGGTGACGGTCGCGGTGGTGCGGCACGACCAGCACGCGCGGACGCACCAGCCGCAGCGCCGCGCCCAGCGCATGTGCGCCCTCGGGCGTGTCGCTGAGTTCGCCGTCCGGCAGGCCCAGATTGCCGCGCCAGCTCAGGCCCATGATGGCGGCCGC
The nucleotide sequence above comes from Deinococcus aerophilus. Encoded proteins:
- the bshB1 gene encoding bacillithiol biosynthesis deacetylase BshB1: MTPPVATECHTVYGRPEPLDWLCLAPHPDDAEIGAGGTLIRLAQAGRAVGILELSRGERGTQGTPDVRVHECARAAAIMGLSWRGNLGLPDGELSDTPEGAHALGAALRLVRPRVLVVPHHRDRHPDHFGTYHLAKRAIHLAQLRKADLGGEPHRIMRVLLYQGNADIHPDLLVDVEGVQDVWEAAVRAHDSQFSGQAISETVTPEIIERRRARQSYWGTLARVRYAEAFEAENALLVDPLAL